One Alkaliphilus sp. B6464 genomic window carries:
- the saoE gene encoding efflux transporter SaoE, giving the protein MLILDFLKDIIFTSISLLNGASGWLVFSYIVAGLLHDVISPRRFHKALGNTKLSSILKSTLSGTCLPICSCGTIPLGISLYYSGAYVGPTLAFMASTPVLNPIALILSYGLLGKEITIINIVAGLLLPFIVGIIGNKLGGNEVRKEGLEEEIIASSLKPIEKITLLEKFRSGIQWVIGDLAVVLSKYVVLGMLFGGFILTAFPDTFIQKYLGNPSMLSLWNVAVLAAFMYVCAVGHIPFIAALIASGASPGAAITFLMAGAATNIPELLSIYKLIGKKTAVIYGVTISVFSLIVGYLTNLWLMPGFKPAVNFNRIDNSIESANKLLFNLPEPVKYLCSFIIFLFFLKGMYPKVKDFFKKSTEQVM; this is encoded by the coding sequence TTGTTAATACTAGATTTTTTAAAGGACATTATATTTACCTCAATAAGTTTATTAAATGGAGCTTCTGGTTGGCTTGTTTTTAGTTACATAGTAGCAGGGCTTTTGCATGATGTTATTTCTCCTAGGAGATTTCATAAAGCCTTAGGAAATACTAAGCTTAGCTCTATTTTAAAGTCAACACTTTCAGGTACTTGCTTACCTATTTGTAGTTGCGGTACAATTCCACTTGGCATTAGCCTATACTACTCTGGAGCATATGTAGGGCCCACACTAGCTTTTATGGCATCTACTCCTGTACTAAATCCTATAGCACTAATACTTAGCTATGGCTTATTAGGTAAAGAAATAACTATAATAAATATAGTTGCAGGACTTTTGCTTCCTTTTATTGTAGGAATAATCGGCAATAAACTGGGAGGCAATGAAGTAAGAAAAGAAGGCCTAGAAGAAGAAATAATAGCTAGTTCATTAAAACCGATAGAAAAAATCACTTTACTAGAAAAATTTAGATCCGGTATTCAGTGGGTAATAGGTGATTTAGCTGTAGTATTAAGTAAATACGTAGTTTTAGGTATGTTGTTTGGAGGATTTATTCTAACTGCATTTCCAGATACATTTATACAAAAGTATTTAGGAAATCCTAGTATGCTATCACTTTGGAATGTAGCAGTTCTTGCTGCATTCATGTATGTTTGTGCTGTTGGACATATTCCTTTTATAGCTGCTCTAATTGCAAGTGGTGCTTCACCTGGTGCTGCTATTACCTTTTTGATGGCAGGTGCAGCTACTAATATTCCTGAGCTACTTAGTATTTATAAGTTAATTGGTAAGAAAACAGCTGTAATATATGGAGTAACTATCTCTGTCTTTTCATTAATAGTTGGTTATCTAACTAATTTATGGCTTATGCCTGGGTTTAAGCCTGCTGTTAACTTTAATAGGATTGATAATAGCATTGAAAGTGCAAATAAATTACTTTTTAACTTGCCAGAACCAGTTAAGTACTTATGCTCATTCATCATTTTCCTATTTTTCCTAAAGGGAATGTATCCTAAAGTTAAGGATTTCTTTAAAAAAAGTACTGAGCAGGTGATGTAA
- the saoT gene encoding thioredoxin-like (seleno)protein SaoT encodes MSKVLVEFINTUPSCDGYTRAVEAAAAKYKDKVDVKIYIAGKDMSYVKKYGVIFRGTLIINEKKKIQRISKNIIENEIALAVSELDDMR; translated from the coding sequence ATGTCAAAGGTTCTAGTTGAGTTTATTAATACTTGACCTAGCTGCGATGGGTATACCCGAGCTGTAGAGGCTGCTGCAGCAAAATACAAAGATAAGGTCGATGTGAAGATTTATATAGCAGGCAAAGATATGAGCTATGTTAAGAAGTATGGAGTTATATTTAGAGGAACTTTAATTATAAATGAAAAAAAGAAAATTCAACGAATATCTAAGAATATTATCGAAAATGAAATTGCTCTAGCTGTTAGTGAGCTAGATGATATGAGGTGA
- the saoD gene encoding DsrE-related protein SaoD — protein sequence MKVAYVISSDNSRAILRDMVIPQLEAGNHGAEVIGMFFLFDNTFLLLNETDIGERLQKLHEETGMILLACDQCALERQIENRLIPGAAIGCFPVLYGALGSVELDQVITF from the coding sequence ATGAAAGTTGCATATGTTATAAGCTCGGATAATTCAAGAGCTATTTTAAGAGATATGGTAATTCCACAATTAGAAGCTGGTAATCATGGTGCTGAGGTAATAGGGATGTTTTTCTTATTCGATAATACCTTCTTATTATTGAACGAAACTGATATAGGTGAAAGACTTCAAAAACTTCATGAAGAAACAGGTATGATATTATTAGCATGTGACCAATGTGCCCTTGAGAGACAAATTGAAAATAGACTTATACCAGGTGCTGCAATCGGTTGTTTTCCAGTACTATATGGTGCTCTTGGTTCAGTAGAACTTGATCAGGTAATTACATTCTAA
- a CDS encoding molybdopterin-containing oxidoreductase family protein, which yields MIKGICGFCGGNCGIELLVKDNKIIEVKGDKNHPISKGFICPKGKALPEIVHSKDRLSKPMKKDENGNWIEIDYKDAIDIITRKLKSLKDEFGAEVLSMHTGEAGVRRQFPEYVKRFCQCYGTPNYSAAGSHCHLSKQMANMVTMGMLPSADYKNSKCIVLWGYNPANAHPYMMMDINEAVRKGAKLIVVDPNRIQTAKRADIHLKLRPGTDGALALGLIYVIIKENNYDRKFVENWTIGFDKLVDLVKDYTPEYVEGITNIPAETIVETARMFAKNKPANISPGIAIELLTNGFQTARAISILQAITGNIDLVGGAMMNSPAPLSPIKWENPRYNKKPIGSTEFPLFYETFDAAQANIISDVILEGKPYPLKAMIVIGSNPILTWPNANKLKKALKSLDLLVVMDNFMTETAKLADLIIPGSFFVERYEIWNKRGMLNEGILGLSSKIIDNEYGTSEWKFISDIAKAMGYEEEFPWNTEEEAIDYRFKKLGLSFEEISEMYYGYKYEDFKEKKYEEKRFDTPTGKVEIYSKNLEELGYDPLPIYYEPLESPMSTKDLAKEYPFVLSTGARYLEYYHSRYRNIKSIKDYKNEIEPTVKVHPEAAEKEGIKNGDMVKVESLRGSIKLRAEITDNILPTTVLIPHGWNNANANELTDNEKLDPISGFPPGRALLVKVKKIFNLDTIDKGLGE from the coding sequence ATGATTAAGGGAATATGTGGTTTTTGTGGCGGAAACTGTGGAATTGAACTACTGGTAAAGGACAATAAAATAATTGAAGTTAAGGGAGATAAAAACCATCCCATAAGTAAAGGATTTATCTGTCCAAAGGGAAAGGCCTTACCTGAAATAGTTCATTCTAAAGATAGATTATCCAAGCCAATGAAAAAAGATGAAAACGGTAATTGGATAGAGATAGACTATAAAGATGCTATTGATATTATAACTAGAAAATTAAAATCATTAAAAGATGAATTTGGAGCAGAAGTCTTATCAATGCATACGGGTGAAGCAGGAGTGAGAAGACAGTTTCCAGAGTATGTAAAAAGGTTTTGTCAGTGTTATGGAACACCTAACTACTCAGCAGCAGGAAGTCATTGTCACCTATCAAAACAAATGGCAAACATGGTGACTATGGGAATGCTACCAAGTGCTGATTATAAGAACAGTAAATGTATAGTTTTATGGGGTTATAATCCAGCTAATGCTCATCCATATATGATGATGGATATAAATGAAGCTGTTAGAAAAGGAGCTAAATTAATAGTCGTAGATCCTAATAGAATACAAACTGCTAAAAGAGCAGATATTCATTTAAAACTTAGACCTGGAACAGATGGAGCATTAGCCCTAGGACTTATTTATGTAATTATTAAGGAAAATAACTATGATAGAAAATTTGTAGAAAACTGGACTATAGGTTTTGACAAATTAGTGGATTTAGTTAAAGATTATACACCGGAGTATGTTGAAGGAATTACAAATATTCCTGCTGAAACTATTGTAGAAACAGCTAGAATGTTTGCAAAGAATAAACCAGCAAATATTTCTCCCGGAATAGCAATAGAGCTATTGACAAATGGATTTCAAACCGCAAGAGCAATTTCAATACTTCAAGCAATAACAGGAAATATTGATTTAGTTGGTGGAGCTATGATGAATTCACCTGCACCTTTATCTCCAATAAAGTGGGAAAACCCTAGATATAATAAGAAACCTATAGGAAGTACTGAGTTTCCTTTATTTTATGAAACCTTTGATGCAGCCCAAGCCAATATTATTAGTGATGTCATACTTGAAGGTAAGCCTTACCCATTAAAAGCTATGATAGTAATAGGAAGCAATCCAATACTGACATGGCCAAATGCTAATAAGTTAAAAAAGGCTTTAAAGTCCCTTGACTTATTAGTTGTAATGGACAACTTTATGACAGAGACGGCAAAACTTGCGGACTTAATTATTCCTGGGAGTTTCTTTGTGGAAAGATATGAAATATGGAATAAAAGGGGCATGTTGAATGAGGGTATCTTAGGCCTGTCATCTAAAATAATTGATAATGAATATGGCACTTCAGAATGGAAGTTTATTAGCGATATAGCAAAAGCCATGGGATACGAGGAAGAATTTCCTTGGAATACAGAAGAGGAGGCTATTGATTATAGGTTTAAAAAACTTGGACTAAGTTTTGAAGAAATATCTGAAATGTATTATGGATATAAATATGAGGATTTTAAAGAAAAGAAATACGAAGAAAAAAGATTTGATACACCTACAGGTAAAGTAGAAATATACTCAAAAAATTTAGAAGAATTAGGCTATGATCCTCTGCCTATATACTATGAACCACTAGAAAGTCCAATGTCTACTAAGGATTTAGCTAAGGAGTATCCTTTTGTACTTTCTACAGGAGCTAGATATTTAGAATATTACCACTCAAGATATAGAAATATAAAATCCATTAAGGACTATAAAAATGAGATCGAGCCAACAGTTAAAGTTCATCCTGAGGCAGCAGAAAAAGAAGGTATTAAGAATGGGGATATGGTGAAAGTTGAAAGTTTAAGAGGAAGCATAAAATTAAGGGCAGAAATAACAGATAATATACTTCCTACAACAGTTCTCATACCTCATGGTTGGAATAATGCAAATGCAAATGAGTTAACAGACAATGAGAAGCTAGATCCTATAAGCGGATTCCCACCGGGTAGGGCATTGTTAGTTAAAGTAAAGAAAATATTCAATTTAGATACTATTGATAAAGGATTAGGAGAGTGA
- a CDS encoding peptidylprolyl isomerase, which produces MDNKKVLATVGGREVTEQDFNLLLNSLDPQRAMQFNSEEGRKQLLQELVSQELFYLDAVKSGLDKDEIYIQEAKRMQDNILKQFAIHNLLKDIKVSEGDLLNYYNEHKDMFKEPESVKASHILVEDEAKAEEIAKEIIDGLAFEEAATKYSNCPSNAQGGDLGYFTKGRMVPEFEAAAFNMKAGEVSAPVKTQFGYHIIKVVDKKEESIKAFDEVKSQLSQQLMAMKQQETYLNRVDELKKEYEVTINE; this is translated from the coding sequence ATGGATAATAAAAAGGTATTAGCCACTGTTGGTGGTAGAGAAGTAACAGAGCAAGACTTTAACCTGCTTTTAAATAGCTTAGATCCTCAAAGAGCAATGCAATTTAACTCTGAAGAAGGTAGAAAACAATTACTACAAGAGTTAGTTAGCCAAGAACTATTTTACTTAGATGCAGTTAAAAGTGGACTCGATAAAGATGAAATTTATATCCAAGAAGCGAAAAGAATGCAAGATAATATTTTGAAGCAATTTGCAATTCATAACCTATTAAAAGATATTAAAGTAAGTGAAGGGGACCTTTTAAACTATTATAACGAACATAAAGATATGTTTAAAGAGCCTGAAAGTGTAAAAGCAAGCCACATTCTTGTTGAGGATGAAGCAAAAGCTGAAGAAATTGCTAAGGAAATTATTGACGGATTAGCATTTGAAGAAGCTGCTACAAAATATTCTAACTGCCCATCTAATGCTCAAGGTGGAGATTTAGGATACTTTACAAAGGGAAGAATGGTTCCTGAGTTTGAAGCTGCTGCATTTAATATGAAAGCTGGAGAAGTTAGCGCTCCTGTTAAAACTCAATTTGGTTATCACATTATTAAAGTAGTTGATAAGAAAGAGGAGTCTATAAAAGCCTTCGATGAAGTTAAAAGTCAATTAAGCCAACAATTAATGGCTATGAAACAACAAGAAACATATCTTAATAGAGTTGATGAATTAAAAAAAGAATACGAAGTTACAATTAACGAATAA
- a CDS encoding M3 family oligoendopeptidase, giving the protein MRWSLNELYTSFESTEFRNDMDKCNEYIQELIIWVKKELQSTEGAKEKIENYVKKQQEFGSIYIRLISYSVLISSVDAKNETALKIADQLQSKASNLAEATVQFEKWLGNIENIEEIIQSSPLLKEHQFYLEDIMLNNQYLLSEKEEILISKMSQTGAKAWTKLQQLLSSTLLVDITIDGEEKQLPLPVVRNMAYSADATTRKTAYEAELKSYLKIEESSAAALNGIKGESITISQKRGFASPLEQAVITSRMNRETLDAMLTAMKESLPFFHQYYRKKGELLGHSNGLPFYDMFAPIGNVGMEFTYEEAQKYIVDNFNTFSKELGDFAQKAFDKNWIDAEPRIGKRGGAFCSNLHPIKESRILANFDGSFSNMTTLAHELGHGYHGHCLKNASLLNSRYPMPLAETASIFAETIIINGALKTATAEEAFAILETSISDAGQVIVDIYSRFLFESEVFKRREDSSLSVNELKEIMISAQKEAYGNGLDHNVLHDSMWINKSHYYMPERHFYNFPYAFGLLFSKGLYSEYLKRGESFVNEYNNLLEATGKNNIVDVGKVMDIDVTSVDFWRSSLDLIKKDIEKFVELADERLKNK; this is encoded by the coding sequence ATGCGTTGGAGTTTAAATGAGCTTTACACATCCTTTGAATCAACAGAATTTAGAAATGATATGGATAAGTGTAACGAATATATTCAAGAATTAATTATTTGGGTAAAAAAGGAGTTACAAAGTACTGAAGGAGCAAAAGAAAAAATAGAAAACTATGTTAAAAAGCAACAAGAGTTTGGTAGCATATATATTAGATTAATAAGCTATTCTGTGCTTATATCTAGTGTAGATGCCAAAAATGAAACTGCTCTTAAAATAGCAGATCAACTTCAAAGTAAGGCTTCAAATTTAGCAGAAGCAACTGTTCAATTTGAAAAATGGCTTGGTAATATAGAAAATATTGAAGAAATAATACAGTCTTCTCCTCTTTTAAAGGAACATCAATTCTACTTAGAGGATATTATGCTAAATAATCAGTATCTTCTGAGCGAAAAGGAAGAAATATTAATTTCTAAAATGAGCCAAACAGGAGCAAAGGCGTGGACTAAATTACAACAATTATTATCCTCTACCCTACTTGTAGATATTACAATAGATGGAGAAGAGAAACAGCTTCCTCTACCTGTGGTTAGAAACATGGCCTATAGTGCTGATGCCACTACAAGAAAAACAGCCTACGAAGCAGAATTAAAATCCTATTTAAAAATTGAAGAAAGCTCAGCAGCTGCATTAAATGGTATTAAGGGTGAATCAATTACGATCTCACAAAAACGTGGCTTTGCATCTCCTCTAGAGCAAGCGGTTATTACATCTAGGATGAATAGAGAAACCTTAGATGCAATGCTAACTGCTATGAAGGAAAGCCTACCATTCTTTCACCAATATTATCGTAAAAAAGGAGAGCTATTAGGACATAGTAATGGACTACCTTTCTATGATATGTTTGCACCAATTGGAAATGTAGGTATGGAGTTTACATATGAAGAAGCACAGAAGTATATCGTGGATAATTTTAATACCTTTAGCAAAGAGCTCGGGGATTTTGCACAAAAAGCCTTTGATAAAAACTGGATAGATGCAGAGCCACGAATTGGTAAAAGAGGTGGCGCCTTCTGCTCTAATTTACACCCTATTAAAGAAAGTAGAATTTTAGCTAACTTTGATGGTAGTTTCAGTAATATGACTACATTAGCTCACGAGTTAGGTCATGGTTATCATGGGCACTGCCTGAAAAACGCAAGTCTATTGAACAGTCGTTACCCAATGCCACTTGCAGAAACTGCATCTATATTTGCTGAAACTATTATTATAAATGGGGCATTAAAAACTGCCACAGCAGAAGAAGCATTTGCAATATTAGAAACCTCTATTTCTGACGCAGGGCAGGTAATAGTGGATATATATAGTCGTTTCTTATTTGAATCTGAAGTATTTAAACGCCGTGAAGATAGTTCCCTTTCAGTTAATGAGCTGAAAGAAATAATGATAAGCGCACAAAAAGAAGCCTATGGAAATGGATTAGATCATAATGTACTACATGACTCTATGTGGATAAACAAGTCTCACTATTATATGCCAGAACGCCATTTTTACAACTTCCCCTATGCTTTTGGACTATTATTTTCAAAGGGACTTTACTCCGAGTATTTAAAACGTGGTGAATCCTTTGTTAATGAGTACAATAATCTACTAGAGGCAACTGGTAAAAACAACATTGTAGATGTGGGTAAAGTTATGGATATAGATGTTACATCAGTTGATTTTTGGAGAAGCTCTTTGGATTTAATTAAAAAGGATATTGAAAAATTTGTAGAGCTTGCAGATGAGAGATTGAAAAATAAATAA
- a CDS encoding Na+/H+ antiporter NhaC family protein encodes MKRKNLIAITTLVFTLLLSITAFAEPTVAETNAARFGVWTIIPPLIAIILAFITKNVILSLFIGVFSGTFLLQLNGFNVGPAFVNGFLDIINRVIESLSDPWNAGVILQCLTIGGLIALVSKMGGAKAIAESLAKKAKSPTSAQIITWLMGLLVFFDDYANSLIVGPIMRPITDKMKISREKLAFVVDATAAPIAGIALISTWIGLEISLIRDGYLSIGQEVNAYGIFISTIPYRFYNILMLLFVVITAVLVKEFGPMLKAERRARTTGKVMADSSQVAAFSEDKSLEPKEGIKLSIWNAIIPIGTLIVFAFVGFYFDGYKAIMGGEDAALIELLKSSPLSFASIRETFGNSDASIVLFQAALLASIVAVIMAAGQKILTVSEALEVWVEGMKSLVITGVILLLAWSLSSVVKELGTAAFLVSTLSNTIPKFLLPSIIFILGSIISFATGTSYGTMGILMPLAIPLAHAISPDATFIVISVGAVLTGSIFGDHCSPISDSTILSSMGSGCDHIDHVKTQLLYSLTVGAITIVFGYIPAGLGLPIFIVLPVAMVAVWATVYFFGESPEVPEEVKAA; translated from the coding sequence ATGAAAAGGAAAAATCTTATCGCAATTACCACTCTAGTTTTTACTTTATTACTATCTATTACTGCTTTTGCAGAACCAACTGTAGCAGAAACAAATGCTGCTAGGTTTGGTGTTTGGACAATTATTCCCCCACTGATTGCTATTATATTAGCATTCATTACAAAAAATGTTATCTTATCATTATTTATTGGTGTATTCTCGGGAACGTTTTTATTACAATTGAATGGTTTTAATGTAGGACCAGCATTTGTTAATGGGTTTTTAGATATTATTAACAGGGTTATAGAATCACTATCAGATCCATGGAATGCAGGTGTTATTCTTCAATGTTTAACTATTGGTGGACTAATAGCTTTAGTTAGTAAAATGGGAGGAGCAAAAGCTATTGCCGAAAGCTTAGCTAAAAAGGCGAAGTCTCCTACTAGTGCTCAGATTATTACCTGGTTAATGGGGCTTTTAGTATTCTTTGATGACTATGCAAACTCATTAATCGTCGGACCGATTATGAGACCTATTACTGATAAAATGAAGATTTCAAGAGAAAAATTAGCTTTTGTCGTTGATGCTACAGCAGCACCTATTGCAGGTATTGCTTTAATATCTACATGGATAGGACTTGAAATAAGTTTAATAAGGGATGGATATTTATCTATTGGTCAAGAGGTTAATGCTTATGGTATATTTATTTCTACTATTCCTTACAGATTCTATAATATATTAATGCTATTATTCGTAGTTATTACAGCTGTTTTGGTAAAAGAATTTGGTCCAATGCTTAAGGCTGAAAGAAGAGCAAGAACTACTGGAAAAGTAATGGCTGACAGCTCTCAAGTTGCAGCATTTTCTGAGGATAAATCCTTAGAGCCTAAAGAAGGAATTAAATTAAGCATTTGGAATGCTATTATTCCTATAGGTACTTTAATAGTTTTTGCATTTGTAGGTTTTTATTTTGATGGATATAAAGCTATAATGGGTGGAGAAGATGCAGCTCTTATTGAACTATTAAAAAGTTCTCCATTATCATTTGCATCTATTAGAGAAACATTTGGTAACTCTGATGCTAGTATCGTTTTATTTCAGGCAGCATTACTTGCAAGTATTGTAGCTGTTATAATGGCTGCTGGACAAAAAATTCTTACTGTCTCAGAAGCACTTGAAGTTTGGGTAGAGGGTATGAAATCTTTAGTAATTACAGGGGTTATTCTACTATTAGCTTGGTCATTAAGTAGTGTTGTTAAAGAACTTGGGACAGCAGCATTTTTAGTATCTACACTATCAAATACTATTCCAAAGTTTTTACTACCTTCTATTATTTTTATATTAGGTTCAATTATTTCATTTGCAACAGGAACTTCATATGGAACAATGGGAATATTAATGCCATTAGCTATTCCATTGGCTCATGCTATATCACCAGATGCAACCTTTATTGTGATTAGCGTTGGAGCAGTACTGACAGGATCTATTTTTGGAGATCATTGCTCTCCAATATCAGATTCAACTATTTTATCCTCTATGGGTAGTGGTTGCGATCATATTGATCACGTAAAAACTCAGCTTTTGTATTCTCTTACTGTAGGCGCAATTACAATAGTATTTGGATATATCCCAGCAGGATTAGGATTACCAATTTTTATAGTGCTACCAGTAGCTATGGTCGCGGTATGGGCTACTGTATACTTCTTTGGTGAATCTCCTGAAGTACCAGAAGAAGTTAAAGCTGCATAG
- a CDS encoding response regulator transcription factor: MAKEKILVVDDEKEIRDLIEIYLKNEGFDVIKASDGIEALDILEKEKVHLIILDIMMPKMDGIKACMKIREENNVPIIMLSAKAEDMDKIFGLTTGADDYITKPFNPLELIARAKSQIRRYTKLNSIATTTGEEIEIDDLVINVSTHEVKINGKDVKLTPREFDILELLARNRGMVFSMEKIYEKVWKEDFFDSTNTVMVHVRKIREKIEENPRSPRYIKTVWGVGYKIES; encoded by the coding sequence ATGGCAAAGGAAAAAATACTTGTTGTAGATGACGAGAAGGAAATAAGGGATCTAATAGAGATTTACCTAAAAAATGAGGGCTTTGATGTTATTAAAGCATCTGATGGTATAGAAGCCTTAGACATACTAGAAAAAGAAAAAGTTCATCTTATTATACTAGATATTATGATGCCTAAAATGGATGGTATAAAGGCTTGTATGAAGATTAGAGAAGAAAACAATGTGCCTATTATAATGCTTTCTGCAAAGGCAGAAGATATGGATAAAATATTTGGGTTAACTACTGGTGCAGATGACTATATAACAAAACCATTTAATCCATTGGAGTTAATTGCACGGGCTAAATCTCAAATTAGAAGATATACAAAGCTTAATAGTATAGCTACAACTACAGGCGAGGAAATAGAAATTGACGATTTAGTAATTAATGTATCTACTCATGAAGTTAAAATAAATGGTAAGGATGTTAAACTCACACCTAGAGAATTCGATATATTAGAACTATTAGCTAGAAATAGAGGTATGGTTTTTAGTATGGAGAAGATCTATGAAAAGGTTTGGAAGGAGGATTTTTTTGACTCCACTAACACTGTAATGGTACATGTAAGAAAAATTAGGGAGAAGATCGAAGAAAATCCCAGAAGTCCTCGATATATAAAAACTGTATGGGGGGTAGGATATAAAATTGAAAGTTAA